The DNA region aaaggaaatacaagtagaaattatataaaatatcatggacttaaaatataaattataagattaaattaactttatatacgtaatatattttaacaacataattatataaataaatctctttttaaaaaaactatttattcAAAATAACATGATCAAATATACACCAAGTATGTGAATAAcaaaccaaaaatatatataacaaaatataggaACAAGTTTAAAAGAAATcgtatgtataaaataatataaaattaataatatacatgGAATAAAACCCTAGTACAAACAATGCATATATAAAAGGATAATAACATAGGAAAATATTTGgaacaaacaaaatatatatatatatataacacccaaaaatggatttaaatgaaacaaatagtgtatatatatataggtaaaattgtaaagaaaaattATATGAACGTGTTCAAAAAAAAGAATTCAAGTAAGTAATTTGacataaaatgtatatatgtatatataaatatcaatgtATGAGAATTAATATTGTATAcatcttttaaatataaatttacataaagaaaatttaaaataacaatttatatagtaaaacaatttaataatatataaatgaaaattaacaacaaactaaaactaaaatggaattaaaaaaaagttcaaaataatatgttaaaacaatagatttaaaataataataataataataataatataaataactaaataaataaatccaaaGAATAAACCTgattgaaataaaatgaaataaaaaaataaaataaaaaattggaagaataatttttaaatagaCAAATTATTAAAGCTAAGCTGAGGATTAAAATAATATGCGCCCAAATGATTGAGGACCAAAATAGAAAATACACCAAATATCAAAACGTTGTGTTTAGGCACAGATTAAATTGCAATAACGCACAAATATCAgggaaaatgtaaaaataaataaaacataattgagGCCTAATTAGAGATCACTGTAGGAGAGGAGGGACTATGTGCCCAAATACCCCTCAAAGACGTGAATCTGGTTGCATCTGGGTAGGGTCATCGTGTTTGTGCCTATATGGCACTGTTTTGTGCTCTTTATAAAGcaaaattaaaaacctaaatcAGTCATCAGCCATTTAAAATCACAACTAAAACCTAGCCTCCATTTCCTCTTATTCGGCCGAATCTAAACCCCAGTCCCTTTGTTTCTCCCTCAACTGTTCCCAAAATTCCATCATTCAAGCTCCAATCAACCTCCATGAACAGCGATCGGTTCATTCAAGCCTTGAAGGGTGTTTTTTAGCCTCAAGATCCCCTGAAACTTCGATTTCGACGAAGCAAAAGGGAACTCATGGCATCCTCGTAAGGTAAGACTTCGCTCTCTCCTTTTTTATTTCCGAAATCAATGATGAAAGATAGAAGGAAATGAATCGcaagaaaattaaaaagtatCAAGAAACTCGTATTGGAAATCacctttttaatttttgattgcTTTCTTTTTCAATATGCCTGCGTATTGCTGGGAAAAAGATCCCATTTACATTGTTTTCCTTCGGTTTTTATAGctgaaaaaacaaaataaataaataaataaaagtacaaatttcATCACTGTCATTTCCTGTTATTTGCTGTCCATTTGTGCCGCTGTTATTCTGTTTTGCAGGTGTGCATGGCGTGGAGAGGAGGCTACGCACGCATGGAAGCTTCATCGCGTGTGAACGGTCGCTGGGGACTCTGCGAAAACTGCTAGCGTATGTTGCAGCACTAGGCAGTAGGTTAGGAATTGTTGTTTTGGGCCATGTATTTTGTTGGGTCTATTATTTTTGGTTGTTGGGCTATGGACATTGgactttattattttggttttgttttatttttttatttagttttttttgttttattttggtgtAAGCCCGGCCACAAATTGGGTCTTACAATTGTAATTTATGGGAACTTTGAGGaatattctcaataggtaaaggtggagagttgaatcataaaattatggtttcatattctactccatgagacatTTACAAcaatatatcatatgctcaaaaaggttgagtgatgaatgagaaattgatgctaaaagcaagctacttggaaatatttgttgaggaaaagaaaagcttagatcccacattggttaaataccaagtgtgagatgtgtatatatatgataaccCACTTAAACAATGATTGAATGATTAAGTTTAGAATCTTACCTTGTACATAAGGATGTAAgtttaaactcattttttatttgatttaattatccATTTAATTCAGATTTTTTCTCTTTATACATGGATATTTCCAAAATTCCTCCACTTTGAATTCCTAAAAAAGGTTAAGGCTTCTTCAGAATTTTTGCTCAATCTCACACCTAGATTATTTTCTCCccaaaattcttttcttttcctctccaTATTTTCCAATGTTCGGTGATAGAAAAAGGCATCGTTTGTTCGTTAATCACTGCAGAGGTGCTACTGCTTCAATCATCATGTTGTTGTATCTTGAGAGACATTTAACCAACATTTCTCCAAGTACCGTAGGAGCAGTTGAATTTGTCTTAAGGGAACTGTATAAAATAGGCctcaacatctagtaaaacttgttttttatttttgatttctactttttgttatgttatttattacgTTTTTTTCATATCAGATAATTCAAATatacattattcaatttattttattttatatatataaataattgtttatttatatttataaatttttgttcGCTAATGTCTTTTTTCCAACACTattaacacacaaaaaaaaattataatagagTAAGGAAGAGCTTAAAGTAGCAAAAAAAGAGTAAAATGGACATGGAAAGAGCAGGGAAATACATGTGGTTATATGTCCCGTCACTcaatttaaaaaagttacaaaataggcacgggattatttgaaagttttcattcaagtcattgaattattcacaagtttttatttaagtcgctgaattgttaaattttttttaagtccaACTAGCAAACTCCAAGTGATAACTTGACGATTGATACAGTGGATTAGAACCCATTGACgagtaaaaaaacatattttatatcTAAGTCGATTTGACAGTCAGTGTAGGAGATCGGGAGAAAAAAAGTTACTTGGATTTTAGCTTGCAAATTTGTGACATCCacagttgtttcataaaaaaaaatcgaaCTTTAGAAGAGAAAGGGAATGAGAACTTTCAAATATTTGTGCAGGTGGTACAAATAGAAAATGTCATACAATAGCGATCTTACCAGCtcaatgatttaaatgaaaactttcaaataattaataatcaatttataatattttaaaattaaatggccaaaatataaatttagaatCTATtcttaataatataaaatcaaattggaTTTATAcacataattttatataattaatattttaatacgcaaaaattcaaatcaatgggatataaatttctatgatttatataaataaaataagaaacaagacaacaaattaatatatatatataaatctgtTTAGATAATAAAGAACaacaaaaatcttttaaaaattatattaaatttgacAGATACATGATATCCATGTTAAGCTGTGATTGCCATGCAAAATCGATCGCAAATTGCATGTAAACGACGAAGGTGATTGGGTTGTTTTCAGTCggtattctttatttattttcacaattataGACTGATGTGATGTTTAATCAATAGAAAAGTTTATTAAAAAGTAAAACCCTAAATTTATgctataaaaattgtaaattacagtgagtttttaaattttgtaagtAAATTTGAGGGTGaagtgaatatttttatttacaaacggtcaagataatattttaaaattttgggataAAGTTAAAAgttttgtattaaaaatatttaaattaaatttttaatttttaaaaagggttaaaattggtcaattgagtcttagcttgattGGCATGAGCATTGTTGCCAAAGTAAgaggacgtgagttcgagtgggttgaaacgtattatcctcctatttatggataattctaggcattgtataaaaaaacagatatgatcagaatctataatgagattgttaaaaaaaagtactttaatttagttatttttagtccctatgcttttaaatttgaaaattttggtattcaTTAAATGATaactataaaatttattaaattaaattttgttatttctaaaatttaatgctacaaacatattatcatatgtgtgaTGCTATGCCAGCTTATTATTTCTACATATTGCTAACTACAAATTAATTTAGGATTAATTATTGTCATTTGcgtcaaaataaaattttcaaaatttaaaaagtattaagatttagaatgatccaattggagaataAGGGCTAAATATACAACTGTACGCATAATATAAGATTGGTAATTGAAGTTAACCAAATGAAATTAATTGCTACTGTTTGAGTTAagactaaaaatttaaaattcgaaaagtatagagactaaaatttatcaaattagttaataagataaaaataaaaataaaaaagagaagggTACCCTTTGTTCCATTTATTATAAAATTCAGTGACAACTTAAACAGATCAGtcaattttgtatatatataatacctTATATCTAAATAAGATTATTTTTAATCTTGAAAATGGTGTAATTTTATCAGCTAAGCTGGtaaaaacatacatacatacatacgtacatacatacatacatacatacatacataagtGGTTCAGTACTCATTAACTTTAGAACAAACTTTGCGGATTTCTCCCATAGTTCCAGTCTTCACTTCAATGTTGCTCATCTTCACCACGGATTTCCCAAACTCAACGTTGAAGCTTAATCCAAGCGACCCTCTAACCTCCAAGAAACGTTGCACAAACGTCTTGATCAAAACGTCAGTCCATAATCTTTGATCGGATTCAAGTATTCCCTTGCCCTCCCTCAACTTTGCAAAGAAAGAAGTGTCGAATCTGTCAGCGCTGCCAGTGTCGAGTGCGATCTGCCGTGACCCGTCACGGTTCTGAGGGCAAAGTGCTTGAAGGTGGGAAACGAATGCGGGATTTATCGAAGGATCGGCTCCTGTTGAAGTGAAGTTGTAAAGCCTGTAGCTGAAGACTTCGCAGGCAGTGGTACCGATTGTGTGTGCTCCTAATAACAGATTAACTATTAGTAACCAAAATTGAGTATCTACGGTAGCGTTGGGTAAATCGAACCTGATTGTAATAAAATGTTTACCAACAAGGGTGACAAGATCTCGAGTGTTGAGACCCTTTGCTGCAAATTTTTGCTTTAGCACATCTACAGTATCCTGGAAGCCTGGCATATTGCCATCAgtatcagatgcttttgagactGAGACTGTTCCATCTCTACGCCCTGTAGGAACTGCCCAACTAGTTCCCTTAGTCTGTAAAAATGACTCGAATTCAAACGACGACATTCTCACCGACTACCCAAAAGAatcgtaaaatatatataattaccaGAACTACGGAATCGCGAGCAGCAAGGGCGAGGATATCGGCGCACGAAACAACTCCGGGGCATTCACATTCGAGTTGAAACTTGGCATCATCGATGACTTTGTATCCTTTCAAGAACTGGCTTGCCGGTGCAGTTTTCTCAGCATTAGGCCCATCAATAAGGATGGAAGCATCGCATCCTCGTACGAAGCAGTCATGGAAGTGCATACGGAGCAATCCCGGAGCTATAGTCGGATCCAACTTGAAATGAGATTTGACGGTCGACTTCACGATGGACTCAGCTCGAGGACATGTGCTCGAGTAGAACCCGACTCGAGTGCTATGGCCTCTCACCGAGCTGGCAGCTATGGCTAGCAATAGGGTAAATAAGAAGACTGTTGATTGAAACAATTGCCCTCCATTGTTGTAAATTAAGCAAAAGAAATAGAAGAATTAAGGACAGTGTTCTAAACAAGGCTTGCGaattaaatgtgtataattaaatgtgtataattaatacatacattgttgtaaatgtatgtattaatttctttaaatgtgtataattaaattaaaatcaaagtttatgtatatatataaaccacagttcaatttcatttatataattacaccaaatcaaaatttatatattaaattacatattggaccaaaattcatgtataattttaatatttaccctttattattattagtaacgCTTGAATTAGAAGGGAGTCGCCCTGACCAATCGTCATTACTATtgtttagtttttctattttattttgattaaaacttttcaattattTGTTTTCTTGTGGTTTAAATTATGAGTCGTTAAATTTTATTCTACCTTTAAGTCGATATTTTATTTGGTATTTGAATTGTGAGGTTTTGAAATTGCATTTATACTCTCCACTTTGGTATTcgttaatttttttgatttaaaatataGACTCAGTCGTATTACAACTTTATTTTAGCATCAAATCAAAAAGAGGGACCTCAATTCAATGTTGGACAGCATACAATTAGTGAATCAATATGATTAGTAATCGTTGTATTCGGTCtaccaaaaaataaattgatgtgaCCAATTAAGTAAGTTGTTGGATCCGTCAAGAGAGTTAACGATCAAATTTAAATAATCCGTGCTGTTGTGGCCATTGATTTGAGCTATGTCTTTCTGGTTTGTAAGGCTGCCAAGTAAATAAATTGTGGAAGCTAATTTCAAAGTTATTTCTTGTTAAGAGTTAATTGCTGGATTATTCACTTGTTAAGGGTTAATTGACGGGATATTCCCACAATTAATTAACATATGGAATGCTGGTGATTTGAGGTTGTTCCTCAATTATtataattgattataaattagaagAGAAAATCTATTGTTCAAGATCAGATCAAAGCTGGTGGCAAAATGGTGCCTGAAATTGGAGTTTTTGTCTTAttgatttattcaaatttaattttgttatgcttgtttttgttgtgttttaatttctattatttattttatcagtGTTATATCAATCAGGTCTTTTGTTAATTTAGGCTttgaataataatttgaatataatgtAAAAGCATATTTAAAACACATGGATAAAATTGTAAACATGTATGTACCCTATCACATGAACAACTTGAATCTGACATgttaaataaatagaaagtagtgtGATCGATTAAATTTAGGAGAGTTATTTCTTTTTAACATGTAAAATCCAAGTGTCTATGTTGCAGATACACATATGTTTACAATTTGACCCACATGTTTACGTCAAATGTGAGCTTACGTGTAGCACTTAAGCTAATGGCTTCATTAATGGAAGGATCAAATTGATATAGTATTTAATACTTGAGgactctattaaaatatttcaaaatctaaaaatacATTTAGAATCTAAACCATAGTATGAGGATAAGAGGAACCAAAGCCAAGAGCGAAACAAGAAATTGTTTTAGGGGCAGAAATGCATAAAACCTTTGGGAGTAAATGCAAGTTTATGATTATAGTAATTTATAATTTCCTAAAAGTTAAagagattaataaataaaattccatttttgGGGGACAAGGCTACTGCCTTCACCCCTTATTGAAGCACATTCCTCGAATGAATGGACTCTCTTTGGAATGATAGTCCATACAGTAGCGAAGGAGTTCTTGAATTATTAATTACATGTCCTCGTTGTTATATTGATAATTCTATAATAGTATTTCTTTAGGAATGATAAATATTCCAAAAATGCAAAACAtatagaattaaaataatttgttgtTAAAGAAGAAATCTCATGTTTCCAAATTTGTtaattaaagttatataaaaaagCAGTAAAAGAATAAGTTCATAAAATGGGTTTTAATTGTATCGATGATGTGACATCTTTTATATAATGCTTGATAGTTAAACTAACGAAAATAATTAATTgacataatattaatatttttaatttttaattaaaatattttaaaatttaaattatagtttGAATAACAATCAACAGACTTTTCCACAACGAcgtgtaatttaaaaaaatgtcattCACAATATTTGGtttttttggtgtttggatgatcaaaataaaaagtgtaaatataataTAGTGTGTATAGTTAACCGTCTTTAGAGATTTAacagttaagtgaccaaaatgaaagcctCTTAAAAGTTAAGTGATGAAATTGCAAAGATTTCATTTTAAGTAATCAAAATAAAACCACTCTAAAAATTGAATGACCAACTAGAAAATTTACCCATAAATTTAAGCCCCTCTTTTTTTACATccaaatctttttcttttcttctctttctttttttttaactaataCCATAAGAGAGTTAACCTATATTGACAATGTCGAAAGTACAACTAAGCTTATCACTATCAAGAATCTCAATTAATTCTAAAAGAGCTGTTGCCGGAATTTGTACCTCTTCCAAATCAGTCGAAACCATTTTAGAAATTCGATCAACAGCATGATTAGCTTCTCTAATAATATAGGGTAGCACCCAATAATCTTTATCTTGAAGTTATCTCTGAagcataaatttaattaattcatttattagtcaaaaaacaaaaatattactgAGAAAATAGATTAACCTTAAAATAACAacgattaattattatttattttagttaatttgggTTGATTTTTTATTGGAATGTTAATTTGGGCCATAAAAATCTAAACAAACCGAATTGGAGAATTGGCCCATTTTCTTGTAACCtgatcatatatattttcctatcAAATTCTCCATTATTTTCAATCTCCCATTTCTCTGCAATTTCACGTTTGGAAGCAGCTGCACTGCAATGGCTGCACCCAGTTGCGGTaagagctttttatttatttctttatctcTGACCTACTGTtgctttatttgattttataCTACATACGGAGTGTTTGCCTGTAAATCAGTATTGGGTCTTTAGAAATTTAGTTTTATTATGTAGTAGTAAACAGATGGGGTTTAGTCTTTTACTCAGATTCTGAGAAATTTTGTTTAATAGCTTTCTTGAGGATCCTATGATTTAAGCACCGGAGATTCTTCATCTTTTGGGTACATTGATACAAGGTTAAAATATGGTATAGGTTCTGTACTTTTCATAGATTTgaaaattagtccttatactttcttttcagattttaaaatttaggtgcaATTGTTAACACTGTTATTTTGTTTGGTTAATggttgaacttgaattttgaaatctgaaaattagaaggattaaattctaaatttacaaagAGTACAGAGACCTGTGATAAATTATAACCCTGATACAAATTTCTATTGATGATGAGTATGTCTGTGTATACATATTGTGGTTTATTTTGTTGGTTGTTTTACATGAAATTACACTTCTGAAAATAATAGCAAAAACAACCCAAAACAAGTAACCATGTCATTTTACTGAAAGTTATTCACTAGAAAAGTTTTGTTCAAATCCGCTCGTGTTTCGAACATTTGTGTTAAAGAAAAACTGGTattcaatttgtttatgttcAAACTCCTGTTGTTTAGTAGAATAACTCATGTTTGGAACAACTCGTGTTTAGAACACTCTTTGTCAAGTGTTTAGAACACTCTTTGTCAAGACTATCTCCTTCACGTTATGTGTCATTCACGTAACTTTCACGGAAAAGCACCACACCGAAAAATCTTCTATAGAAGACATTTATTGGTGCTTCCTCTCTTTATCAAAGAATCTTCTACATGGTACACGATAATGCATGATCAACTCCTAGTATAGGAGTACATTGCTGTTTATAATAACGTAGTTCTATTTCCTTGTGTGGATCATGCCTATATTCGACTTTAAAAGTTTTCTATGTGTTTGGACCTTTTTAGACAGTCATATCTCTATAGTTATATCCATATATTTGTTAGACACGAATACTTCAAACAATATAAAAAGCTCAAACAACTTTCTTTAAGCACATTTGGGGCAAAAACAATGAAATTCAATGCCCCAATGTTGTTTAGGGTGGAAAAACCAAAACAGCTGACTAATTTATGAGCCAATATGGTTATTTCTTTTGATGTTTTGTTGCTTGTTATCTTTTTAGCCCCTGAAGCATAATAGCTAATAGAAAATGATATGTAACAGAGACAACTGGAAATGGGATACCAACAGGAGATAAACTCATATTGAGGGGCTTGaaatttcatggtttccatggggTAAAGTCTGAAGAAAAAAAACTGGGTCAGAAGTTCTTGGTTGATGTAGATGCCTGGATGGATCTTCGGAGCGCCGGTAGATCCGACCTTTTATCCGATACCATTAGCTACACTGATATTTACCGGTGAGTAAccgaagatgtttaaaaacattgcATGAACCTTTTAGCTTatgttttgatttgataatttgatTTTTGGCTACTTACATAATAGTATAGTGAAGGAAGTTGTGGAAGGGCAATCTCGTGATCTTTTGGAATCGGTGGCTCAAATGATTGCATCAAAAATCTTTACAAATCACTCTCAAATATGGGCTGTTAGAGTGAAAGCTGGTAAGCCTCATGTTGCTGTTCACGTTCTCTGACTACCTTGGCGTTGAGATTATAAGATATAGAAGCATTGATGCTTCTAATTGAccatcatatatgtatatatagacaCACACATGTATGTATGCTTGCAcatatgtatgtatgaatgagGGTATGTACGAATATATCGTCTTCATCGATGCCTGGTATGGTCTGGCCCGGCTCTCGGGTTTTTCGGTCACTAGATCTTGACAATTGGtgtatttgtatatttttttatattataaagtttGACGTGCTAATAATTTTGTGTTGTGGATTTTTGCCATATTCTTGTCATTTTTTCACGTCTTAATGGAACATGGTTGCCATCTCTATCAGTCACTCGCTAATAAACTTGATAATGAGCTGGATTGGTTTCAGGTCGATGTAAAATTCAGGCCCATTATCTAGCTCCAATTTATCATGGt from Gossypium hirsutum isolate 1008001.06 chromosome A04, Gossypium_hirsutum_v2.1, whole genome shotgun sequence includes:
- the LOC107948094 gene encoding peroxidase N1; this encodes HNITVNKIIIFLFTLLLAIAASSVRGHSTRVGFYSSTCPRAESIVKSTVKSHFKLDPTIAPGLLRMHFHDCFVRGCDASILIDGPNAEKTAPASQFLKGYKVIDDAKFQLECECPGVVSCADILALAARDSVVLTKGTSWAVPTGRRDGTVSVSKASDTDGNMPGFQDTVDVLKQKFAAKGLNTRDLVTLVGAHTIGTTACEVFSYRLYNFTSTGADPSINPAFVSHLQALCPQNRDGSRQIALDTGSADRFDTSFFAKLREGKGILESDQRLWTDVLIKTFVQRFLEVRGSLGLSFNVEFGKSVVKMSNIEVKTGTMGEIRKVCSKVNEY